From a region of the Streptacidiphilus albus JL83 genome:
- a CDS encoding TetR/AcrR family transcriptional regulator: protein MSAQERKERERANRHQLIVSTARELAEAQGWDAVTTRKLAERIEYSQPVLYSHFRGKREILGAVALEGFTELTAVLRAAVAEQPAGRPAVAALARAYTDFATGSPALYDAMFSLDNGLPFAAETTPAPLREGFQALLGPLVAYAGPDEEPGLFVETFWAALHGLITLTRVGRLPADRIPDRITLLVNHFVGAEEQREGAGSPAS, encoded by the coding sequence ATGTCTGCACAGGAACGCAAGGAGCGGGAGCGGGCCAACCGCCACCAGCTGATCGTCTCCACCGCCCGGGAGCTCGCCGAGGCCCAGGGTTGGGACGCGGTGACCACACGCAAGCTCGCCGAACGGATCGAGTACAGCCAGCCGGTCCTGTACAGCCACTTCCGGGGCAAGCGCGAGATCCTCGGGGCGGTCGCGCTGGAGGGCTTCACCGAGCTGACCGCTGTCCTGCGCGCGGCGGTGGCCGAGCAGCCCGCCGGCCGTCCGGCCGTGGCCGCGCTCGCCCGCGCCTACACCGACTTCGCCACCGGCAGTCCGGCGCTGTACGACGCGATGTTCAGCCTCGACAACGGCCTCCCCTTCGCCGCCGAGACCACCCCCGCGCCCCTGCGCGAGGGCTTCCAGGCCCTGCTGGGCCCGCTGGTGGCCTACGCGGGCCCGGACGAGGAGCCCGGCCTGTTCGTCGAGACCTTCTGGGCCGCGCTGCACGGCCTGATCACCCTCACCCGCGTCGGCCGGCTTCCCGCCGACCGGATCCCCGACCGGATCACCCTCCTGGTCAACCACTTCGTCGGCGCCGAGGAGCAGCGCGAAGGAGCGGGGTCTCCTGCGTCGTGA
- a CDS encoding SDR family oxidoreductase, which translates to MTLPESARSVRPSTAPMRVLVTGATGYIGGRLVRELLEAGHQVHCLSREPAKLRDQPWFGQVEVRRADLADPASLEGAFAGIDAAYYLVHSLGTGPGFERTEAETARNFARAAARAGLHRIVYLGALLPRGVPTDRLSPHLRSRAEAGRILRSSGVPTVELRAAVILGSGSASFEMLRYLTERLPAMVTPRWVGTRIQPIAVRDVLRYLVAAARLPDEVNRSFDIGGPEVLTYREMMLRYARVAGLPRRVVIPVPVLTPALSSLWVGFVTPVPAGIARPLVESLRHEVVVHEHDIARWIPDPPQGLLGFDDAVGLALTRIRDADVATRWSSASIPGAPSDPLPTDPGWSGGSLYQDTRQVTVDAGADALWRVVEGIGGEHGWYSFPLAWALRGWLDRLAGGVGLRRGRRDPHRLRVGDSLDFWRVEELEPGRLLRLRAEMRLPGLAWLELRVQPDGPHSCRYQQRALFHPRGLAGHLYWWSVAPFHALVFGGMVRNIANQAVREQR; encoded by the coding sequence ATGACGCTTCCGGAGTCCGCGCGCTCCGTCCGCCCGAGCACCGCGCCGATGCGTGTGCTGGTGACCGGGGCGACCGGCTACATCGGCGGACGGCTGGTCCGCGAGCTGCTGGAGGCGGGCCACCAGGTCCACTGCCTGAGTCGCGAACCCGCGAAGCTCCGCGACCAGCCGTGGTTCGGGCAGGTCGAGGTCCGGCGCGCCGACCTGGCGGACCCCGCCTCCCTCGAGGGGGCCTTCGCCGGCATCGACGCCGCCTACTACCTGGTGCACTCCTTGGGTACCGGGCCCGGCTTCGAGCGGACCGAGGCCGAGACCGCGCGCAACTTCGCCCGGGCGGCGGCCCGCGCCGGGCTGCACCGCATCGTCTACCTGGGTGCGCTGCTGCCCAGGGGCGTCCCCACCGACCGGCTCTCGCCCCACCTGCGCTCCCGCGCCGAGGCCGGGCGGATCCTGCGGAGCAGCGGCGTGCCCACGGTCGAGCTGCGGGCTGCGGTCATCCTCGGCTCGGGCTCCGCCTCCTTCGAGATGCTGCGGTACCTGACGGAGCGCCTGCCCGCCATGGTCACCCCGCGCTGGGTCGGCACCCGGATCCAGCCCATCGCCGTCCGCGACGTACTGCGCTACCTGGTGGCCGCCGCCCGACTGCCGGACGAGGTGAACCGGAGCTTCGACATCGGCGGACCGGAGGTGCTGACCTACCGGGAGATGATGCTCCGCTACGCCCGCGTCGCGGGCCTGCCGCGCCGGGTGGTGATCCCGGTTCCGGTGCTGACACCGGCCCTGTCCAGCCTCTGGGTCGGATTCGTCACCCCCGTCCCGGCCGGGATCGCGCGCCCGTTGGTGGAGTCGCTCCGGCACGAGGTCGTCGTCCACGAGCACGACATCGCCCGCTGGATCCCGGACCCGCCGCAGGGCCTGCTCGGCTTCGACGACGCGGTCGGCCTCGCGCTGACCAGGATCAGGGACGCCGACGTCGCCACCCGCTGGTCCTCCGCCTCGATCCCCGGCGCGCCCAGCGACCCGCTGCCCACCGACCCCGGCTGGAGCGGCGGCAGCCTCTACCAGGACACCCGGCAGGTGACGGTGGACGCCGGCGCCGACGCCCTGTGGCGGGTCGTCGAGGGCATCGGCGGTGAGCACGGCTGGTACTCCTTCCCACTGGCGTGGGCCCTGCGCGGCTGGCTGGACCGGCTCGCGGGCGGAGTCGGACTGCGGCGCGGACGCCGGGACCCCCACCGGCTCCGCGTCGGCGACTCCCTCGACTTCTGGCGCGTCGAGGAGCTCGAACCGGGCCGGCTGCTGCGGCTGCGGGCCGAGATGCGCCTCCCCGGCCTGGCCTGGCTGGAGCTGCGGGTCCAGCCGGACGGTCCGCACAGCTGCCGCTACCAGCAGCGCGCACTGTTCCATCCGCGCGGGCTGGCCGGGCACCTGTACTGGTGGAGCGTGGCCCCGTTCCACGCCCTCGTCTTCGGCGGCATGGTCCGCAACATCGCCAACCAGGCTGTGCGGGAGCAGCGTTGA
- a CDS encoding DUF4132 domain-containing protein codes for MNEFDGDGVAAAAAARVPWVVGFLDARRGEPRFDMSNRPGQEAFQEHRARAAEQWSRLVEQLRVSTEEEHRAAFLCLLLADGLDPSDTLRARDAVEAVLPQVGGWSADEVAELLRHACDASRQDELTARLRSALATAERLDPDGCRAVAPWLRQAYTLLTSAQVDAVKRRSLTGRVQELLTRADLAEIPEGMIPPYDPWAAPLREQDPTPAFAELLRHLVALSGPRPSQRWRSECLRLVEAASAAAVVPAVLDALAEGGPVGEIWPGRSYTCLVRVEHGDLARGLVWAAALLGGASTVPRLTALALRVGLPRQGMTDSPKLANAAVNSLAEIADPAAMAALHRLRSAIRDRGLRKQIDTALTTVAGRLGISPAQLVERSVPHHGLSADGTVEWTVAGHRVRVDVVGGATVRAGYTAPDGRTTTTAPAAIREQLAEVKAAVKELRKALAAERTRMEALFSTDRSWPYQEWCRYYRDHPLTGSISRGLIWEFQDGDGAWAAVAPGTEPETEPLRVRLWQPVRASADETARWREHLVTAELRQPFKQAFREVYLLTPAEEATEGYSNRFAGHIVRYQQLYALLKERGWQANYLSRHDGGYEGDARAEFDEGQWRVRFHHEPAEDDFRHSPELAATDQVRFERRHGRQWRAALLAEVPPQVFSEAMRDVDLFVAVTSIAADPTWSDRGRERHTAYWQRAAFEHFTASAEVRREALERILPRLRLAKHCTLEGRYLVVRGALATYRIHLGSANVLMEPSGGYLCIVQARSSGPAKVFLPFEDERLSLILSKAALLAADTKISDPSILAQIRRNS; via the coding sequence ATGAACGAGTTCGACGGTGACGGGGTCGCGGCAGCCGCAGCAGCACGGGTGCCGTGGGTGGTGGGTTTCCTGGACGCGCGCCGGGGGGAACCACGGTTCGACATGTCGAACCGGCCCGGGCAGGAGGCCTTCCAGGAGCACCGGGCGCGGGCGGCGGAGCAGTGGTCGCGCCTGGTCGAGCAGCTCAGGGTGAGCACGGAGGAGGAGCACCGGGCCGCGTTCCTGTGCCTGCTGCTGGCGGACGGGCTCGACCCGTCCGACACGCTGCGGGCCCGGGACGCGGTCGAGGCGGTGCTGCCGCAGGTGGGCGGATGGTCGGCGGACGAGGTGGCGGAGCTGCTGCGGCATGCCTGCGACGCGTCGCGCCAGGATGAACTGACGGCCCGGTTGCGCAGCGCCCTGGCCACGGCGGAGCGGCTGGATCCCGACGGGTGCCGCGCCGTCGCGCCGTGGCTGCGACAGGCGTACACCTTGTTGACGTCGGCTCAGGTGGACGCCGTGAAGCGCCGGTCACTGACCGGCCGGGTGCAGGAGCTGCTGACGCGTGCGGACCTGGCCGAGATCCCGGAGGGGATGATCCCCCCGTACGACCCGTGGGCCGCGCCGCTGCGCGAGCAGGACCCCACCCCGGCCTTCGCGGAGCTGCTCCGTCATCTGGTGGCACTGTCCGGGCCACGGCCGTCGCAGCGGTGGCGGAGCGAGTGCCTCCGCCTGGTCGAGGCCGCCTCTGCGGCCGCAGTGGTGCCCGCGGTGCTGGACGCCCTGGCCGAGGGCGGGCCGGTCGGTGAGATCTGGCCGGGCCGTTCCTACACCTGCCTGGTCCGCGTGGAGCACGGCGACCTGGCGCGCGGACTGGTCTGGGCGGCCGCGCTGCTCGGCGGTGCCTCCACGGTGCCGCGGCTCACCGCGCTGGCGCTGCGCGTGGGACTGCCCCGCCAGGGCATGACGGACAGTCCCAAGCTCGCCAACGCGGCCGTCAACTCCCTGGCCGAGATCGCCGATCCGGCGGCGATGGCGGCACTGCACCGGCTCCGGTCCGCGATCAGGGACCGTGGCCTGCGCAAGCAGATCGACACCGCGCTGACCACGGTCGCCGGGCGGTTGGGCATCTCCCCGGCGCAGTTGGTGGAACGCAGCGTGCCGCACCACGGGCTGTCGGCGGACGGGACGGTGGAATGGACGGTGGCCGGCCACCGGGTCCGGGTGGACGTGGTCGGCGGCGCCACCGTGCGGGCCGGCTACACCGCGCCGGACGGCCGGACGACCACCACCGCGCCGGCCGCGATCAGGGAACAACTGGCGGAGGTCAAAGCCGCGGTCAAGGAACTGCGGAAGGCGCTGGCGGCCGAGCGGACCAGGATGGAGGCGCTGTTCTCCACCGACCGCTCCTGGCCGTACCAGGAGTGGTGCCGCTACTACCGGGACCACCCGCTCACCGGGTCCATCAGCCGCGGGCTGATCTGGGAGTTCCAGGACGGCGACGGCGCGTGGGCGGCGGTCGCGCCCGGCACGGAGCCGGAGACCGAGCCGCTGCGGGTACGGCTGTGGCAGCCGGTGCGCGCCTCGGCGGACGAGACCGCCCGGTGGCGCGAGCACCTGGTCACGGCCGAGCTGCGGCAGCCGTTCAAGCAGGCGTTCCGGGAGGTGTACCTGCTGACGCCGGCCGAGGAGGCGACGGAGGGGTACTCCAACCGCTTCGCCGGGCACATCGTCCGCTACCAGCAGCTCTACGCGCTGCTGAAGGAACGCGGGTGGCAGGCGAACTACCTCTCCCGCCACGACGGCGGCTACGAGGGCGACGCCCGGGCCGAGTTCGACGAGGGTCAGTGGCGGGTCCGGTTCCACCACGAGCCGGCCGAGGACGACTTCCGGCACAGCCCGGAGCTGGCCGCCACCGACCAGGTGCGGTTCGAGCGCCGGCACGGGCGGCAGTGGCGCGCCGCCCTGCTCGCGGAGGTGCCGCCGCAGGTGTTCAGCGAGGCCATGCGGGACGTCGACCTGTTCGTCGCGGTCACCTCCATAGCCGCCGATCCGACCTGGTCCGACCGGGGCCGGGAACGGCACACCGCGTACTGGCAGCGTGCCGCGTTCGAGCACTTCACCGCGTCGGCGGAGGTGCGCCGCGAGGCACTGGAGCGGATCCTGCCGAGGCTCCGGCTGGCGAAGCACTGCACGCTGGAGGGCCGCTACCTGGTGGTCCGCGGCGCGCTGGCCACGTACCGGATCCACCTGGGCTCGGCCAACGTGCTGATGGAGCCGAGCGGCGGCTACCTCTGCATCGTCCAGGCCCGAAGCAGCGGCCCGGCGAAGGTCTTCCTCCCGTTCGAGGACGAGCGGCTGTCGCTGATCCTCAGCAAGGCCGCGCTGCTCGCCGCCGACACGAAGATCAGCGACCCGTCGATCCTGGCCCAGATCAGGAGGAACAGCTGA
- a CDS encoding DUF1772 domain-containing protein, which yields MQNALAVVTVVVVGMMVGVEFAVAVFVNPILDRLPDDSRTAAHSDGARVLGGVMPYWYIGSTVLGAIWAAAAWGGAGAPPATAATALLAVSVAMSVLLLVPINNRAKTWDREGKPADWRQQERRWNRYHYLRVGVLVLAFALYAVALDR from the coding sequence GTGCAGAACGCATTGGCAGTCGTCACGGTCGTCGTGGTCGGAATGATGGTGGGTGTGGAGTTCGCGGTTGCGGTGTTCGTCAACCCGATCCTGGACCGGCTCCCCGACGACAGCCGTACCGCCGCCCACAGCGACGGGGCCCGGGTACTCGGCGGCGTCATGCCGTACTGGTACATCGGCTCGACGGTGCTCGGCGCGATCTGGGCCGCCGCGGCCTGGGGCGGCGCGGGCGCCCCGCCGGCCACGGCGGCCACCGCGCTGCTGGCGGTGAGCGTGGCCATGTCGGTGCTGCTGCTGGTGCCGATCAACAACCGGGCCAAGACCTGGGACAGGGAGGGCAAGCCCGCCGACTGGAGGCAGCAGGAGCGCCGCTGGAACCGCTACCACTACCTCCGGGTGGGCGTGCTCGTGCTCGCCTTCGCCCTGTACGCGGTCGCCCTCGACCGGTGA